From the genome of Acidobacteriota bacterium, one region includes:
- a CDS encoding succinate dehydrogenase iron-sulfur subunit has product MQMTLKIRRFNPEKDAEPWWGEYQFEAEPTDRLLDALNHVKWYLDGTLTYRRSCAHGVCGSDAMLINGRNGLACKLLLKNLGSRITVEPMRGFRVIKDLLVDMEFFFDKYRAIKPYLITNSPEPDQERLQSPEDREKFDDTTKCILCGACTTACPSFWANPDYVGPAAIVNAHRFIFDSRDEGKEERLDIMNSTEGVWRCRTIFNCVEACPRGINVTRAIGEVKKALLFRKA; this is encoded by the coding sequence ATGCAGATGACGCTGAAAATCCGGCGCTTTAATCCGGAGAAGGATGCGGAACCGTGGTGGGGTGAGTATCAGTTTGAAGCTGAACCCACCGACCGGCTGCTTGATGCCCTGAATCACGTGAAGTGGTATCTCGACGGGACGCTGACGTATCGCCGCTCGTGCGCGCACGGCGTGTGCGGGTCAGATGCCATGCTGATCAACGGTCGCAACGGCCTGGCCTGCAAGTTACTGCTCAAAAACCTGGGAAGCAGGATCACCGTGGAGCCTATGCGCGGCTTTCGCGTAATCAAGGACCTGCTGGTCGATATGGAGTTTTTCTTTGACAAATATCGAGCCATTAAGCCCTATCTAATTACGAACTCGCCGGAGCCTGACCAGGAACGATTGCAGTCGCCGGAAGACCGCGAAAAATTTGACGACACCACAAAATGCATCCTTTGCGGCGCCTGTACAACCGCCTGCCCATCGTTCTGGGCCAATCCCGATTACGTGGGGCCGGCGGCCATTGTCAACGCGCACCGATTTATTTTTGACAGCCGCGACGAGGGAAAGGAAGAACGGCTGGACATCATGAACTCCACTGAAGGCGTCTGGCGCTGCCGCACGATCTTTAACTGCGTTGAAGCCTGCCCGCGCGGCATCAACGTGACCCGCGCCATCGGGGAAGTCAAGAAGGCCTTGCTTTTCCGCAAGGCTTGA
- the thiI gene encoding tRNA 4-thiouridine(8) synthase ThiI, with translation MRVLIPKGRNCSLPEQVSLEKGIHTTPQAAKRVLVLHYHEIWLKGGNKRFFQSRLVAAVKRSLEDLSPCPLEVVLDRLLVPVSDESLLPQMVERLQKVFGLAYIGMAWEISGGMPELARGACQVMERANPRSFAVRAKIADSALGVSSMEVERELGAEILTALRAKGSGIRVNLSEPEVTCQVEVIPGRMLLYAERAEGPGGLPAATGGRLVVLLSGGFDSGVAAYKMMRRGAHLAFVHFFGSASPASGPSSPVAERMVRVLTPYQFTSRLFVVPFDAVQRQIVAGAPENLRVLLYRRMMARISREICRVERGLGLVTGDSVSQVASQTLHNLAAVDRGIDVPIYRPLAGDDKEDILRVARRVGTYEISCEPFEDCCPRFMPRSPAIFASPEQLDSAEEALDVQALTTMGLDGARAFDFKYERGEVTRCEGLPRRFEKFLEYRKALAAGKVEHHEA, from the coding sequence ATCCGCGTGTTGATTCCCAAAGGGAGGAATTGCAGTTTGCCTGAACAGGTTTCGCTCGAAAAGGGAATTCACACCACGCCGCAAGCGGCAAAACGCGTGCTGGTCCTGCATTACCACGAGATCTGGCTGAAAGGTGGAAACAAGCGTTTTTTCCAAAGCCGGTTGGTGGCTGCGGTGAAGCGCAGCCTGGAGGACCTGTCGCCCTGCCCGCTGGAAGTTGTGCTGGACCGCCTGCTGGTCCCTGTGTCCGACGAAAGTCTGTTGCCCCAGATGGTGGAGCGCCTGCAAAAAGTTTTTGGCCTTGCCTATATCGGGATGGCATGGGAAATCTCGGGGGGAATGCCGGAACTGGCCCGTGGCGCCTGCCAGGTGATGGAGCGGGCCAATCCTCGCAGCTTTGCGGTGCGCGCCAAGATTGCCGACTCCGCCCTTGGAGTGAGCTCGATGGAGGTCGAGCGAGAGCTCGGGGCGGAGATTCTGACTGCCTTGCGCGCGAAAGGCAGCGGGATCCGGGTGAACCTGTCTGAGCCAGAAGTAACCTGCCAGGTGGAAGTGATTCCGGGCCGGATGCTGCTCTATGCGGAGCGCGCCGAGGGACCGGGCGGCCTTCCTGCAGCCACTGGCGGCCGCCTGGTGGTGCTGCTTTCGGGCGGGTTCGACTCCGGCGTGGCGGCCTACAAGATGATGCGGCGGGGCGCCCACCTGGCCTTCGTCCACTTTTTCGGCAGCGCCTCGCCGGCCAGTGGGCCTTCGAGTCCGGTGGCTGAGCGCATGGTTCGCGTGCTGACGCCTTATCAATTTACCTCCCGGCTTTTTGTTGTTCCTTTCGATGCCGTGCAGCGCCAGATTGTGGCCGGTGCCCCGGAGAATCTGCGAGTGCTTCTTTACCGCCGCATGATGGCCCGCATCAGCCGTGAGATCTGCCGCGTGGAACGCGGGCTCGGCCTTGTGACCGGTGACAGCGTTTCACAAGTGGCCTCCCAGACCCTCCACAATCTGGCCGCCGTTGACCGCGGCATCGACGTTCCCATCTACCGGCCGCTGGCGGGAGATGACAAAGAGGATATCCTGCGCGTGGCGCGTCGCGTCGGGACTTATGAGATCTCCTGTGAGCCGTTCGAGGATTGCTGCCCGCGTTTCATGCCTCGCTCGCCGGCCATCTTCGCAAGCCCCGAGCAACTGGATAGCGCCGAAGAGGCACTTGACGTCCAGGCGCTAACAACAATGGGGCTTGATGGTGCACGCGCCTTTGACTTCAAGTATGAACGCGGTGAGGTCACAAGATGCGAAGGGTTGCCGCGACGGTTCGAGAAGTTCCTCGAGTATCGGAAGGCCCTCGCCGCGGGGAAAGTTGAACACCACGAAGCCTGA
- a CDS encoding Gfo/Idh/MocA family oxidoreductase, translating to MTNNKRVGYAVVGLGRISQVAILPAFRHSKKAKLVAVVSGDLKKAKRLAARFGASASYNYENYDQCLENPDVTAVFIATNNGTHAPYSVRAAEARRHVLCEKPMARTAEECRQMIQACRESRVRLMIAYRKYFEPASLALKKLVTAGKLGKLKLIHAAFTIFLGSREKVPAWHFDPVASGGGALVDVGIYCVNTIRWLSGKEPVEANAYSWSTHPARFSSVEESIGFQLKFPDDLLVQASASFGAAQASYLKVFGERGWAALDPAFAFDEERRLTGKIGGRWFEKRFRIIDEFALELDAFADCIQRGKDPEPDGWEGLRDVVTMQAIYDAAREGRWVPIGSSGGAL from the coding sequence ATGACGAACAACAAAAGAGTTGGTTACGCTGTAGTGGGCTTGGGGAGAATCTCGCAAGTTGCAATCCTGCCTGCTTTTCGCCACAGCAAAAAGGCAAAACTTGTGGCCGTCGTAAGCGGAGACTTGAAGAAAGCCAAACGGCTGGCTGCCCGCTTTGGCGCGAGCGCTTCATACAACTACGAGAATTATGACCAGTGTCTCGAGAACCCGGACGTCACCGCTGTCTTTATTGCCACAAACAACGGGACGCACGCCCCGTATTCTGTGCGAGCAGCCGAAGCCCGACGCCATGTGCTATGCGAGAAGCCGATGGCCAGAACCGCCGAAGAGTGCCGGCAGATGATCCAGGCGTGCAGGGAGAGCAGGGTCCGGCTGATGATTGCCTACCGCAAATATTTTGAGCCCGCTAGTCTTGCTCTTAAGAAGCTTGTTACTGCCGGCAAGCTCGGCAAGCTAAAGCTTATCCATGCTGCTTTCACCATCTTTCTGGGATCGAGAGAGAAAGTTCCAGCTTGGCATTTCGATCCGGTGGCTTCAGGCGGAGGGGCACTCGTGGACGTTGGCATCTATTGTGTCAATACTATCCGGTGGTTGTCAGGCAAGGAGCCTGTTGAAGCCAACGCCTATAGTTGGAGCACGCACCCCGCACGCTTCAGCAGCGTCGAGGAGAGCATCGGTTTTCAGCTTAAATTTCCTGATGATCTGCTCGTGCAAGCCAGCGCAAGTTTTGGGGCTGCACAGGCTAGCTACCTCAAAGTCTTTGGAGAAAGGGGCTGGGCGGCGCTCGATCCTGCGTTTGCGTTCGACGAGGAAAGGCGGCTGACCGGCAAAATCGGCGGACGCTGGTTTGAAAAACGCTTCCGGATCATCGACGAGTTCGCTTTGGAACTCGATGCCTTCGCTGACTGTATCCAGCGGGGTAAAGATCCCGAGCCTGACGGATGGGAAGGGCTCCGCGACGTTGTAACCATGCAGGCGATTTATGATGCGGCCCGTGAAGGACGCTGGGTTCCAATCGGCTCTTCGGGAGGAGCCTTGTAA
- a CDS encoding succinate dehydrogenase → MNGAGRPRPQGGIELGAWIFMRVSGVVLLFMVLAHLAIMHIINNIEVINYHFVAERYATPFWRTYDVVMLWLAFIHGLNGVRVMIDDYVGSSGWRIFSLAALYVLGFMFLTLGSLVVLTFNPAHPF, encoded by the coding sequence ATGAATGGAGCGGGGCGGCCAAGGCCGCAAGGCGGAATCGAACTGGGGGCATGGATTTTCATGCGCGTGTCGGGCGTCGTGCTATTGTTCATGGTGCTTGCGCATCTCGCCATCATGCACATCATTAACAACATTGAGGTGATCAACTACCACTTTGTTGCCGAGCGCTATGCCACGCCCTTCTGGAGGACCTATGACGTGGTCATGCTTTGGCTGGCGTTCATCCACGGGCTGAACGGCGTGCGTGTGATGATTGATGACTACGTAGGTTCGAGCGGCTGGCGGATATTTTCACTGGCCGCGCTCTACGTGCTGGGATTCATGTTCCTGACGCTGGGTTCCCTCGTGGTTTTGACGTTCAATCCAGCGCACCCTTTTTAA
- the sdhC gene encoding succinate dehydrogenase, cytochrome b556 subunit, whose product MGKITKYITYRGGEGQWSWLLHRITGIGVFVFLLAHIIDTAMIGWGPRYYNEAMAIYRHPLFRVGEVMLAGAVLYHALNGVRIIIIDFWPESTVAQKKLFYAVVAAFVLIFVPAAIYMLAWMMK is encoded by the coding sequence ATGGGTAAAATCACAAAGTACATCACTTATCGCGGGGGCGAGGGCCAGTGGTCCTGGCTGCTGCACCGCATCACCGGGATCGGCGTTTTTGTTTTTTTGCTGGCGCACATCATTGACACTGCGATGATCGGCTGGGGACCTCGATATTATAACGAGGCCATGGCCATCTACCGGCATCCGCTGTTCCGAGTGGGGGAAGTGATGCTGGCCGGCGCCGTGTTGTACCACGCGCTGAACGGCGTTCGGATTATCATCATCGATTTCTGGCCGGAATCCACTGTGGCGCAGAAAAAGCTTTTTTACGCCGTGGTGGCGGCGTTTGTATTGATCTTTGTGCCTGCCGCGATCTACATGCTGGCGTGGATGATGAAGTAG
- a CDS encoding DUF4185 domain-containing protein: MSKTARRNFIKDSLAATGAAWIASASPAILRTSDVREGPDIPTFEKLKDSLAARQTTGLLVRRHGRTIYEWYADGWGPQKPHYTASMAKSLVGGMSLLMALSDGRIAAGDPAWKYIPHWKADPLKSQITIRQLATHTSGLEDAEEGAKPHAKLTGWKGDFWKSSQNPFWIAIHETPVIGQPGTKFAYSNPGFAALAYAITDSLRGGPQPDIYTLLKERIMDPVGIPADDWSIGYGRPTELDGLKIYATWGGASYTARATAKVGQLMLQRGEWNGLQIITRKWAETVVEYAGMPLPDRQKEGHFLGSGLGWYVNFDGVWPQVPRDAFVGAGAGHQMLLVVPSLDLVVVRNGNVLAMDAPTYWGAMFEYLIKPLMKAIRPDAAVQSKPLEPPYSASSVIHKVTFAPSTSIVQKALGSDIWPLTWADDDAQYTAYGDGWGFEPHMEKKLSLGFARVTGTPDNFEGTNIRSSSGERTGDGPAGAKACGLLMVDGTLYMWARNCGNAQLAWSDDHALTWTWEFRLEESFGSPAFLQFGRNYAGARDGFVYVYSQDGPSAYEASDGIILARVAKDRIRRPEAYEFFSHVDPSGKPVWTRDIRRRGPVFSFPGHCQRVGAVYNPVCRRYLLSLGFDQSGGWGIFDAPEPWGPWTTAFFTDGWGLGQTHDYRLPSRWISDDGKTMALVFSGREYSGVEYDAFCVRRLGLEFST, translated from the coding sequence GTGAGCAAAACCGCCCGGCGAAATTTCATCAAGGATTCGCTGGCCGCGACAGGTGCCGCCTGGATTGCTTCGGCCAGCCCGGCGATATTGAGGACCTCCGATGTTCGGGAAGGTCCGGACATCCCAACCTTCGAAAAGCTGAAAGATTCGCTTGCGGCACGGCAAACCACCGGCCTGTTGGTGCGTCGCCACGGCCGCACCATTTACGAATGGTACGCGGACGGATGGGGGCCGCAGAAGCCCCACTACACGGCCTCGATGGCAAAGTCCCTCGTGGGCGGAATGTCATTGCTGATGGCCCTGAGCGACGGGCGCATAGCCGCCGGCGATCCGGCCTGGAAGTACATCCCCCACTGGAAAGCGGACCCCTTGAAATCGCAGATTACCATCCGTCAACTGGCCACGCACACTTCCGGCTTGGAGGATGCCGAGGAAGGCGCCAAACCGCACGCGAAATTAACCGGCTGGAAGGGGGACTTCTGGAAGAGCAGCCAGAATCCATTCTGGATCGCAATCCACGAAACACCTGTGATCGGCCAGCCCGGAACAAAGTTCGCTTACAGCAACCCCGGCTTTGCAGCGCTCGCCTATGCCATCACGGACAGCCTTCGTGGTGGGCCGCAGCCGGATATTTACACATTGCTGAAAGAACGCATCATGGACCCGGTCGGAATCCCTGCTGACGACTGGTCAATCGGCTATGGCAGGCCCACCGAACTGGATGGCCTGAAGATTTATGCCACCTGGGGCGGCGCTTCTTACACGGCGCGCGCCACGGCAAAAGTTGGGCAATTGATGTTGCAGCGTGGCGAATGGAATGGCCTCCAGATAATCACCCGCAAGTGGGCTGAAACCGTAGTGGAGTATGCCGGCATGCCGCTCCCTGACCGCCAGAAGGAGGGTCATTTTCTGGGAAGCGGCCTGGGCTGGTACGTCAACTTTGATGGAGTCTGGCCACAGGTCCCGCGCGATGCATTCGTGGGGGCCGGTGCCGGCCACCAGATGCTGCTGGTGGTTCCGAGCCTTGACCTGGTCGTCGTGCGGAATGGGAATGTGCTGGCGATGGATGCCCCAACCTACTGGGGCGCGATGTTCGAGTACCTCATCAAACCTTTGATGAAAGCCATTCGCCCCGATGCGGCCGTCCAGAGCAAGCCTCTGGAACCTCCATATTCTGCAAGCTCTGTCATCCACAAAGTCACTTTCGCTCCCTCAACGTCGATTGTCCAAAAAGCGTTGGGCAGCGACATCTGGCCCCTAACCTGGGCAGATGACGATGCGCAATACACCGCTTACGGCGATGGCTGGGGGTTTGAGCCGCACATGGAGAAGAAACTGAGCCTCGGCTTCGCGCGGGTCACCGGCACGCCGGACAATTTTGAGGGAACCAACATTCGCTCTTCCAGTGGTGAGCGCACGGGAGACGGTCCCGCCGGCGCCAAGGCCTGCGGCCTGCTGATGGTCGATGGAACGCTATACATGTGGGCACGAAACTGCGGCAATGCTCAGCTTGCGTGGTCGGATGATCACGCATTGACGTGGACCTGGGAGTTTCGCCTCGAAGAGAGCTTCGGCTCTCCCGCCTTCCTTCAGTTTGGGAGAAATTATGCCGGTGCGCGCGATGGATTTGTATACGTCTATTCGCAGGATGGCCCCAGCGCCTATGAAGCCTCGGACGGCATCATCCTGGCAAGGGTCGCGAAAGACCGGATACGCCGGCCAGAGGCCTACGAATTCTTCTCGCATGTGGATCCGTCCGGGAAACCAGTGTGGACAAGGGATATTCGCCGCCGGGGCCCCGTTTTCTCTTTTCCGGGCCATTGCCAGCGCGTTGGAGCCGTTTACAATCCAGTTTGCAGGCGATACCTGCTGTCCCTTGGCTTTGACCAGTCGGGAGGATGGGGAATCTTCGACGCGCCTGAACCCTGGGGGCCATGGACTACGGCCTTCTTCACGGACGGCTGGGGGCTTGGGCAGACCCACGACTATCGACTCCCCTCGAGATGGATCAGCGATGATGGGAAAACAATGGCGCTGGTCTTCTCTGGCAGAGAGTATAGCGGTGTTGAATACGATGCTTTCTGCGTGCGCCGCCTCGGCCTGGAGTTCTCTACCTGA
- a CDS encoding DUF4382 domain-containing protein has protein sequence MKFYRSYACTFTAFVFSFVLSLAVFAMISCGGSTTPTTATTGTVNLSMTDPATCTFAFSHVYVTVTKVTANIDPNADPNGSGWQTLIDLTNSPMQIDLLSLASPTTVCLLKSLGASGPLPPGKYQQIRLYLLDNSTSSSGSNLCQNNTGWNCVVSGTSQNPVYSELQLSSEVQTGIKIPSTNITSGGLTVTAGQSVDLNIDFQSCASIVHEGNGMYRLKPVLFAGEVSKNMNSISGQVVDKSNSNPVPNATVLFEQPSGGSEMIIDSTVTDSNGNFFVCPLPGSSYDIVVAAQVSGGSGTKTYNPTIAFSVPLGTNLGQIPLVPETLSTAVTGGAGTLKGQVDTSSHSEAVSLIPTMSATPTGGSATDVIIPVFTVNGTALLATGQPPTVVTVSPATPACTVAGANCYNYALTVSASNPSIGTFSSGSVTFGAPAAGNVIYKLTATSAGCTTTGTDSQTTPSPGVTADGTVTLPDLKLTGCN, from the coding sequence ATGAAGTTCTATAGAAGCTACGCCTGTACCTTTACGGCCTTTGTGTTTTCATTCGTTTTGTCACTGGCCGTCTTTGCCATGATCAGTTGCGGTGGGAGCACAACTCCTACAACGGCTACAACCGGGACTGTTAACTTAAGCATGACTGACCCGGCAACTTGCACGTTTGCCTTCAGTCACGTCTATGTGACGGTGACTAAGGTTACTGCTAACATCGATCCCAACGCCGACCCCAACGGCAGCGGTTGGCAGACACTGATCGACTTGACTAACTCGCCGATGCAAATTGATTTGCTGAGCCTGGCCAGCCCAACCACGGTATGCCTCTTAAAGTCGCTAGGCGCCAGCGGACCCCTTCCCCCAGGGAAGTACCAGCAAATCCGGTTGTACCTGCTTGATAACAGCACTTCTTCAAGCGGTTCGAACTTGTGTCAGAACAATACCGGCTGGAACTGCGTGGTGTCTGGCACTAGCCAAAATCCCGTTTATTCCGAGCTTCAGTTGTCGAGCGAAGTGCAGACCGGCATCAAAATCCCATCGACCAACATTACCAGCGGTGGCCTGACGGTTACGGCTGGACAGAGCGTGGACCTGAACATTGATTTTCAGAGCTGCGCGTCTATTGTGCACGAAGGAAACGGCATGTACAGGCTGAAGCCGGTTCTGTTTGCCGGAGAAGTCAGCAAGAACATGAATTCTATTAGTGGCCAGGTGGTGGATAAGTCTAATAGCAATCCGGTTCCAAACGCGACTGTGCTTTTCGAGCAGCCTTCAGGCGGGTCCGAAATGATCATCGATTCGACTGTGACCGACTCCAATGGGAACTTCTTTGTTTGCCCTCTGCCCGGCAGCAGCTACGATATCGTGGTTGCCGCACAGGTCAGCGGAGGATCGGGAACAAAGACCTATAACCCTACAATTGCTTTCAGTGTTCCCCTCGGAACTAATCTCGGCCAGATACCGCTTGTGCCCGAGACGCTGAGCACCGCTGTAACGGGTGGTGCGGGGACCCTTAAAGGGCAGGTGGACACATCCTCGCACTCTGAAGCGGTCAGTCTCATCCCAACTATGTCTGCTACCCCGACTGGCGGATCTGCTACGGACGTAATCATCCCTGTTTTCACCGTGAATGGCACCGCGTTACTGGCGACTGGTCAGCCTCCGACAGTTGTGACCGTCTCGCCGGCTACTCCTGCCTGCACCGTCGCCGGTGCGAATTGCTATAACTACGCGCTGACTGTGTCGGCCAGCAATCCCAGTATCGGGACATTCAGCAGCGGATCTGTTACGTTTGGGGCCCCTGCCGCTGGAAACGTCATTTACAAACTGACGGCCACGTCTGCGGGCTGCACAACAACAGGAACGGATTCCCAAACAACGCCGAGCCCTGGAGTCACGGCCGATGGCACCGTCACCCTGCCGGATCTGAAGCTGACAGGCTGCAATTAG
- a CDS encoding succinate dehydrogenase flavoprotein subunit yields the protein MVHRYDALIIGAGGAGLMAALQLSSHGRVAAISKLYPTRSHTGAAQGGIGAALGNHEEDHWEWHMFDTVKGSDYLADQDAVEILCREAIETVYDLEHWGLPFSRTPEGKIAQRPFGGHTREFGKAPVRRSCYAADRTGHMILQTMYQQCLKNQVHFYDEYHVLDLLIEQGRCAGVVALCLATGELHTFHAKAVVFATGGCGRMFSVTSNAHALTGDGMGVVLRRGIPLEDMEFFQFHPTGIYKMGILLSEAARGEGSVLRNKNGERFMERYAPTLLDLAPRDMVSRAIYREIREGRGIGGKNYVHLDMTHLGREVLDMKLPDITDFVRTYLGIEPAKELIPVQPTAHYAMGGIPTDNDGRVVIDEKHTPLPGLYAAGETACVSVHGANRLGTNSLVDILVFGRRSGRHAARFIKENDLPPLSAKPEERSREIIARLLSSQGQERGADIRESLQNEMMDKASVFRDAGTLMAMREKLKEIRDRYANVKIEDRGAKYNTQLLEIFELGILIDLADVLVEGALARQESRGAHSREDFPKRDDANFLKHTLAYLGPRGIQLAYKPVTVTRFEPKERKY from the coding sequence ATGGTCCATCGCTATGATGCATTGATTATTGGAGCAGGCGGAGCTGGTTTGATGGCCGCGCTCCAGCTCTCTTCACACGGCCGCGTGGCCGCCATCAGCAAGCTCTATCCCACGCGGTCGCACACCGGGGCCGCGCAGGGCGGCATCGGGGCCGCGCTGGGAAACCACGAAGAGGACCACTGGGAATGGCACATGTTCGACACCGTAAAGGGCAGCGATTACCTGGCCGACCAGGACGCGGTGGAAATCCTGTGCCGTGAGGCTATCGAAACAGTCTATGACCTGGAGCATTGGGGATTGCCCTTCAGCCGCACGCCGGAGGGCAAAATTGCGCAGCGGCCATTTGGCGGCCACACGCGCGAGTTCGGCAAGGCGCCGGTAAGGCGCTCATGCTATGCGGCGGACCGCACCGGGCACATGATCCTGCAGACCATGTATCAACAGTGCCTGAAGAACCAGGTGCACTTTTATGATGAGTACCACGTGCTGGACCTGCTGATCGAACAGGGACGGTGCGCTGGAGTGGTGGCGCTTTGCCTTGCCACGGGAGAATTGCACACCTTCCATGCCAAGGCCGTGGTTTTCGCCACGGGAGGCTGCGGGAGAATGTTCAGCGTGACATCCAACGCCCACGCTCTGACGGGCGACGGCATGGGAGTGGTGCTGCGCCGCGGAATTCCGCTGGAAGACATGGAGTTTTTCCAGTTTCATCCCACCGGCATCTACAAGATGGGTATTCTGCTCAGCGAGGCTGCCCGCGGTGAGGGATCGGTTCTGAGGAACAAAAACGGTGAGCGCTTCATGGAGCGCTACGCGCCCACGCTGCTGGACCTGGCCCCGCGCGACATGGTGTCTCGTGCGATTTACCGCGAAATCCGGGAAGGGCGCGGCATTGGCGGAAAGAATTACGTCCACCTCGATATGACTCACCTGGGGCGCGAGGTGCTTGACATGAAGCTGCCCGACATTACCGACTTTGTCCGGACTTATCTCGGCATAGAGCCCGCAAAAGAACTGATCCCCGTACAGCCGACCGCACATTATGCGATGGGTGGCATTCCCACCGACAATGACGGCCGGGTGGTGATTGACGAAAAGCACACTCCGCTGCCGGGGCTATATGCCGCGGGTGAAACGGCCTGCGTCTCGGTGCACGGCGCCAACCGTTTGGGCACCAATTCGCTGGTGGACATTCTGGTATTTGGGCGGCGGAGCGGGCGCCACGCCGCGCGCTTTATCAAGGAGAACGATCTGCCGCCGCTCAGTGCGAAACCAGAAGAACGCTCGCGCGAAATAATTGCCCGGCTGCTTTCGAGCCAGGGCCAGGAGCGCGGGGCCGACATCCGGGAGTCGCTCCAGAACGAGATGATGGACAAGGCTTCTGTTTTCCGCGACGCTGGAACCCTGATGGCCATGCGCGAAAAGCTCAAGGAAATTCGAGACCGTTATGCCAACGTCAAGATCGAGGACCGGGGGGCGAAATACAACACACAGCTTCTGGAAATCTTCGAACTCGGGATCCTGATTGATCTGGCGGACGTGCTGGTGGAAGGAGCGCTGGCCCGACAGGAGAGCCGGGGGGCGCATTCACGCGAAGACTTCCCGAAACGCGACGACGCCAATTTCCTGAAGCACACTCTGGCTTACCTTGGACCCAGGGGAATTCAGTTGGCGTATAAGCCGGTAACCGTTACGAGGTTCGAGCCCAAGGAGAGGAAGTATTAA
- a CDS encoding rubrerythrin, which translates to MRNFSSLSEREILALAISLEEEDERIYADLAEGLRENFPGSAEVFDGMRAEESDHRHRLIELFRQKFGEHIPLIRRQDVKGFVQRQPVWLIQPLNLKKIRNQVSAMEVETRRFYERAAARATDAGIRQLLDDLAQVERTHSTRAEALEREKLGPGQVEKEEEAQRRLFVLQIVQPGLAGLMDGSVSTLAPIFAAAFATMSSHDAFTVGLAASVGAGISMGFAEALSDDGNLTGRGHPWLRGAVCGLMTTLGGIGHTLPFLIGNFQAAMTVAVLVVLAELSTISWVRHRYMDTPALSAGVQVLLGGALVFLAGVLIGKS; encoded by the coding sequence ATGAGAAACTTCAGCAGCCTTTCTGAAAGGGAAATTCTGGCGCTGGCCATTTCTCTTGAAGAAGAGGACGAACGCATCTACGCGGACTTGGCCGAAGGATTGCGGGAGAATTTTCCCGGCTCCGCGGAAGTGTTCGACGGCATGCGCGCGGAAGAGTCCGACCATCGCCACCGCCTCATCGAACTCTTCCGGCAAAAGTTTGGAGAACACATCCCGCTGATTCGCCGCCAGGATGTGAAGGGCTTTGTCCAGCGCCAGCCTGTATGGCTGATCCAGCCGCTCAACCTGAAGAAAATCCGCAACCAGGTGAGCGCCATGGAAGTGGAGACCCGCCGCTTCTATGAGCGGGCAGCCGCTCGCGCCACCGATGCAGGCATCCGGCAACTGCTCGACGATCTCGCCCAGGTGGAACGCACGCATTCCACGCGCGCCGAGGCGCTGGAACGCGAAAAGCTCGGCCCTGGCCAGGTTGAGAAGGAGGAAGAGGCGCAGCGGCGCCTGTTTGTGCTCCAGATTGTTCAGCCGGGGCTTGCCGGATTGATGGACGGTTCGGTCTCGACGCTGGCGCCAATCTTCGCAGCGGCCTTCGCCACAATGAGCAGCCACGACGCCTTCACCGTGGGACTGGCAGCCTCGGTGGGCGCGGGCATCAGCATGGGTTTTGCTGAGGCGCTTTCAGATGACGGCAACCTCACCGGGCGTGGCCATCCATGGCTCCGCGGCGCCGTCTGCGGATTGATGACCACCCTGGGCGGCATCGGCCACACCCTGCCTTTTCTCATTGGTAATTTTCAGGCGGCCATGACCGTCGCCGTCCTGGTCGTCCTGGCGGAACTGAGCACCATCTCCTGGGTGCGCCACCGTTACATGGATACCCCGGCCCTCTCCGCCGGAGTTCAGGTCCTGCTGGGCGGCGCGCTCGTCTTTCTCGCAGGCGTCCTGATCGGCAAGTCGTAG